ATAAGCGACGGTAGGAATTCCACTTGTCCCGTTGAGATTTTTCCAGATACAGATCCAATCGATGAAATAAATGTAATGGCTAAGGAAGAGGCAATTGTCATTCTTGTAGGGATTTTTAATACTGTAAGCATGATAGGCACTAAGAGAAATGCGCCTCCCGCACCTACAATTCCAGCCCCAATCCCAACGATGAATGCAAATAGTGCTGCTAGCCACTTATTAAATGTCACTTGTTCTAAAGGAATATCATCAATTCCTTTTTTAGGAATAAACATCATAATTACGGCAATTAATGCTAAAATCCCATAAACGATGTTTATACCGCTTTCCGGCATATGTGTTGAGCTGAATCCTCCAATAAAACTTCCGATTAAAATACTTATTCCCATATAGGCAATGAGAGTTTTATTTAAAAAACCGCCTTTGCGGTAAGCCCAAACACCACCAATTGTCGCAAAGAAAACTTGTATTGCGGTAATTCCCGAAACTTCATGTGCTGTAAAATGACCTACTCCAAGGACAACTGGAATATATAACAACATTGGGAAGTTGATGATGGCTCCACCTATGCCTAACATCCCTGAAATAAATGAGCCTACAAATCCTATTAGGAAGATGGTAATAAAAAAGCTTATATCCATGTTGTCCTCCTTTAGAAAAGGGAACCTTAATGGGTTCTCTTTATATTTTACCCTTTTTTAATCCAAAATTTAAACACTCCGTTTTCTTCCTCACCTTTTAAAATCTCATGTCCACCTGAATTAGCCCAGGCAGTTAAATCATTTTTTGACCCTTTATCTGTTGTATGAACTTCTAATACTTGACCTGTTTCAAGCTCTCCAATTGCTTTTTTTGTTCTAACAATCGGCATAGGACAAGCTAATCCTTTTGCATCTAATAGTTTTGTTGATTCCATTCTTATTCTCCTTTGTTAAGTATTATCGAACCGCACAACGGTTTGGTCCGATCTCCATCTCACTTTGTTTTTCTAGATCAGGATTGATTTTTCCCATATTCGTTTCACGAATTTCTTGATATGCATTTGGCTGTGGCGGTAAGTTTTCTGTTACTATTTTTCTGAATTTAGTTTCATCTTCAATTTTGAGACCATGATTATTTGCAAACAATGTACCTAATTTTTCTGATACACTACCGTCATCGTTTAACTCATCAATAATCATAAAATGAGCGGGAAGCACAATTAACTCTTCTGATAATTCTTTGTAACGGCTATAAAGAGTTTCTCTTAAATCTTCTACCCAGTCTTCTGCCATACCTGCTAGGTCAGGTCTTCCAATAGAATCAATAAATAAAATATCACCTGAAAGTAGGTATTTTTTATCTATTATAAAAGAAGTAGAACCAATCGTATGACCTGGAGAATGTAATGCATGTATATTAATAGAAGTATTTCCTATTGCAACATCACTACCGTCTTCTAATGGCTGGTAATCAAATGTTACTTCTGTTGCATCCTTTGGTGGCAGCCAATAGGTTGCACCAGTTTTTTCAGCGATAATTCGCCCTCCTGAAATATGATCCGCATGAAGGTGTGTATCAAAAACATGGGTAATTTTTGCACCGATATTTGCGGCAAAATCAAGAAAGATATCAGTCATACGTGTTGCATCAATAACAGCTGCCTCACCATTGGAAACAACCATGTAGGATAAACAACCTTTGCCAATTCTGACAAACTGATAAACTTTGCCCCCATCACTTAAGTCACCAACTTTAACCA
The DNA window shown above is from Neobacillus sp. WH10 and carries:
- a CDS encoding sulfite exporter TauE/SafE family protein; amino-acid sequence: MDISFFITIFLIGFVGSFISGMLGIGGAIINFPMLLYIPVVLGVGHFTAHEVSGITAIQVFFATIGGVWAYRKGGFLNKTLIAYMGISILIGSFIGGFSSTHMPESGINIVYGILALIAVIMMFIPKKGIDDIPLEQVTFNKWLAALFAFIVGIGAGIVGAGGAFLLVPIMLTVLKIPTRMTIASSLAITFISSIGSVSGKISTGQVEFLPSLIIVVASLIASPMGANAGKRVNTKVLQVIMGILILATAAKTWMEIL
- a CDS encoding MBL fold metallo-hydrolase, with protein sequence MTVNEMTAKEVTKKVFNKEELFILDVRNESDFQDWKIEGENFNYLNIPYFELLDGVEEIIEKIPTNKEVLVVCAKEGSSIMIAEMLSDAGITVSYLQGGMKAWSEHLELVKVGDLSDGGKVYQFVRIGKGCLSYMVVSNGEAAVIDATRMTDIFLDFAANIGAKITHVFDTHLHADHISGGRIIAEKTGATYWLPPKDATEVTFDYQPLEDGSDVAIGNTSINIHALHSPGHTIGSTSFIIDKKYLLSGDILFIDSIGRPDLAGMAEDWVEDLRETLYSRYKELSEELIVLPAHFMIIDELNDDGSVSEKLGTLFANNHGLKIEDETKFRKIVTENLPPQPNAYQEIRETNMGKINPDLEKQSEMEIGPNRCAVR
- a CDS encoding sulfurtransferase TusA family protein; the encoded protein is MESTKLLDAKGLACPMPIVRTKKAIGELETGQVLEVHTTDKGSKNDLTAWANSGGHEILKGEEENGVFKFWIKKG